One genomic window of Ruminococcus gauvreauii includes the following:
- a CDS encoding V-type ATP synthase subunit E, with translation MTTEEKLQHFYDLSIEGAQADAQKLIDTHKAALDKMFVEHKEVKNRQAESELKAESDKLKRDFNKEISKEQLLIKRQLSAVTSELRERLFTEVEQKLLEFKKTPAYRDMLFRQVKEALDFAAGDEMTVYLDPSDTHLADAITEEINITGFAPVISKESFQGGMRAVIRSKNILIDNSFTTLMNDEKEKFTLEV, from the coding sequence TTGACTACAGAGGAAAAGCTGCAGCATTTTTATGATCTCTCCATCGAGGGAGCGCAGGCCGATGCGCAGAAGCTCATCGACACACATAAGGCTGCTTTGGATAAAATGTTTGTTGAACATAAAGAAGTTAAAAACCGTCAGGCGGAATCCGAACTGAAGGCAGAGTCTGATAAACTGAAACGCGATTTCAACAAGGAAATCTCCAAGGAACAACTCCTCATCAAGCGTCAGCTCTCTGCCGTGACTTCAGAACTTCGTGAAAGACTATTCACCGAAGTGGAACAGAAACTTCTCGAGTTCAAGAAGACACCTGCCTACCGGGATATGCTCTTTCGTCAGGTAAAAGAAGCGCTGGATTTTGCAGCCGGAGATGAGATGACTGTGTATCTGGATCCTTCGGATACTCATCTCGCAGATGCCATCACAGAGGAAATCAATATCACAGGATTTGCCCCCGTTATCTCAAAAGAAAGCTTTCAGGGGGGAATGCGTGCCGTCATCCGTTCCAAAAACATCCTGATCGACAATTCTTTTACAACATTGATGAATGACGAAAAAGAGAAATTCACCTTGGAGGTATAG
- a CDS encoding V-type ATP synthase subunit F: MKMYLISDNVDTQTGMRLAGVEGVVVHEREELRQALENALADRDIGIILLTEKFGREFPEIIDEVKLSHKLPLLIEIPDRHGTGRKPDFITSYINESIGLKL, encoded by the coding sequence ATGAAAATGTATTTGATCAGCGATAATGTGGATACCCAGACCGGTATGCGGCTGGCAGGCGTGGAGGGTGTCGTGGTGCATGAACGTGAGGAACTGCGCCAGGCACTGGAAAACGCACTCGCAGACAGGGACATCGGGATCATACTGCTGACAGAAAAATTCGGCCGGGAATTTCCGGAGATCATCGACGAAGTGAAGCTTTCCCATAAGCTTCCGCTTCTCATCGAGATCCCGGACCGCCACGGCACGGGTAGAAAACCGGATTTCATTACCTCTTACATTAATGAATCCATCGGATTGAAACTATAA